Proteins from one Nitrobacteraceae bacterium AZCC 2146 genomic window:
- a CDS encoding flagellar basal-body rod protein FlgB (product_source=KO:K02387; cog=COG1815; ko=KO:K02387; pfam=PF00460; tigrfam=TIGR01396): MAISDMPMLSALRTKMQWHQERQRVLAENVSNSDTPGFKPRDLVEPKFDKIGNAAGGAMGSLPMMRASGTNIMPSGGSGSFAANSRGGYETRPAGNAVNLEDEMMKVSANQMDYAAATSLYTRSLGLLKTAIGKR; the protein is encoded by the coding sequence ATGGCGATCAGCGACATGCCGATGTTGTCGGCGCTGCGCACCAAGATGCAGTGGCACCAGGAGCGCCAGCGCGTACTGGCTGAAAACGTCTCCAACTCCGACACGCCGGGCTTCAAGCCGCGCGACCTCGTGGAACCGAAATTCGACAAGATCGGCAACGCCGCCGGCGGCGCGATGGGGTCGCTGCCGATGATGCGCGCCAGCGGCACCAACATCATGCCGTCGGGCGGCAGTGGAAGCTTCGCGGCGAACAGCCGGGGCGGCTACGAGACCCGTCCGGCCGGCAATGCGGTGAATCTCGAAGACGAGATGATGAAGGTCTCGGCCAACCAGATGGACTATGCGGCGGCGACCTCGCTCTACACCCGCAGTCTTGGCCTCCTGAAGACCGCCATCGGCAAGCGCTGA
- a CDS encoding flagellar protein FliO/FliZ (product_source=KO:K02418; ko=KO:K02418; pfam=PF04347; transmembrane_helix_parts=Inside_1_6,TMhelix_7_25,Outside_26_346) produces MQTPLTFFFAFVVVLALIGLAAWLVRRFAGNRLGANASRGRMPRLAVIDAAAVDGRRRLVLVRRDNVEHLLMIGGPTDIVVEPNIVRAIPGRDQAPQRNAGSELSPRSTVSESANWADNDGGFDPEPHLPEPAPRPARPSFVEEARRPVAPLPERRPDPLAGFTPEALPRPEALPRPEPRLEPRNEPAPPRPMPRGEPMMPRPMRADPPIRTTPPVRAPERAAAPVPPPAPPAPTPAATPAPAPAPSASEADQNLADMAQRLEAALRRPAGEPRPEAAEPRIGAPPVAPEPPPSRPAPRVSSEVSIAGPARNESSVAPPVAPPTKTGFENLEDEMASLLGRPKSNS; encoded by the coding sequence ATGCAGACACCGCTCACATTCTTCTTTGCCTTCGTGGTCGTGCTGGCGCTGATCGGGCTCGCGGCCTGGCTGGTGCGCCGATTCGCTGGCAACCGGCTCGGCGCCAATGCCAGCCGTGGACGGATGCCGCGACTGGCCGTGATCGATGCTGCTGCGGTCGATGGCCGCCGTCGCCTCGTGCTGGTGCGCCGCGACAATGTCGAGCATCTGTTGATGATCGGTGGCCCCACCGACATCGTCGTCGAACCCAATATCGTCCGCGCCATCCCCGGCCGGGATCAGGCGCCGCAGCGCAACGCCGGCAGCGAATTGTCGCCGCGCAGCACCGTTTCCGAGTCGGCGAACTGGGCTGACAACGACGGCGGCTTCGATCCCGAACCGCATCTGCCCGAACCGGCGCCGCGCCCGGCCCGGCCGTCCTTCGTCGAAGAAGCACGCCGTCCCGTGGCCCCGTTGCCGGAGCGCCGTCCCGATCCGCTCGCCGGCTTCACCCCGGAAGCCTTGCCCCGCCCGGAAGCCCTGCCCCGCCCGGAACCGCGCCTCGAGCCGCGCAACGAACCGGCGCCGCCACGGCCGATGCCGCGCGGCGAGCCGATGATGCCGCGGCCGATGCGGGCCGATCCGCCGATTCGCACCACTCCGCCGGTGCGCGCGCCGGAACGCGCCGCAGCGCCTGTACCGCCGCCAGCCCCTCCGGCTCCGACACCCGCCGCAACTCCTGCTCCCGCCCCTGCCCCCAGCGCGTCTGAGGCCGATCAAAACCTCGCCGACATGGCGCAACGGCTCGAAGCCGCCTTGCGCCGTCCTGCGGGCGAACCCCGTCCCGAAGCCGCGGAACCCCGCATCGGTGCGCCGCCGGTGGCGCCGGAGCCGCCGCCGAGCCGGCCGGCCCCGCGCGTCTCCAGCGAAGTCTCGATCGCCGGCCCCGCCCGCAACGAATCCTCGGTGGCTCCGCCGGTCGCGCCGCCCACGAAAACCGGCTTTGAGAATCTCGAAGACGAGATGGCCTCCCTGCTGGGACGCCCAAAGTCCAATTCGTGA
- a CDS encoding flagellar biosynthetic protein FliP (product_source=KO:K02419; cleavage_site_network=SignalP-TM; cog=COG1338; ko=KO:K02419; pfam=PF00813; tigrfam=TIGR01103; transmembrane_helix_parts=Inside_1_50,TMhelix_51_73,Outside_74_87,TMhelix_88_110,Inside_111_189,TMhelix_190_212,Outside_213_221,TMhelix_222_244,Inside_245_250), protein MRSTSFPRRVLFLLTLIAAGSLVDPASAQDISINLGAGNGGVTERAIQMIALLTVLSIAPSILIMMTSFTRIVVVLSLLRTALGTATAPPNSVIIALAMFLTAFVMGPVLQKSYDDGIRPLVANEINVEQALLRASVPLRGFMMKNVREKDLKLFMDLSGEPIPATPDDMSLRILVPAFMISELKRAFEIGFLLFLPFLIIDLVVASVLMAMGMMMLPPAVVSLPFKLIFFVLVDGWSLVAGSLVQSYGG, encoded by the coding sequence GTGAGATCGACGTCCTTCCCGCGTAGAGTATTATTCCTTCTCACTTTGATAGCCGCCGGATCGCTGGTCGATCCGGCGTCCGCGCAGGATATCAGCATCAACCTCGGCGCTGGCAATGGCGGCGTCACCGAGCGCGCGATCCAGATGATCGCGCTGTTGACGGTGCTGTCGATCGCGCCGTCGATCCTGATCATGATGACGTCGTTCACGCGCATCGTCGTGGTGCTGTCGTTGCTGCGCACCGCGCTGGGCACCGCGACCGCGCCGCCGAATTCGGTGATCATCGCGCTGGCGATGTTTCTCACCGCCTTCGTGATGGGGCCGGTGCTGCAGAAATCCTATGACGACGGCATCAGGCCGCTGGTCGCCAACGAGATCAATGTCGAACAGGCGTTGCTGCGGGCTTCGGTGCCGCTGCGCGGCTTCATGATGAAGAACGTTCGCGAAAAGGACCTCAAGCTGTTCATGGACCTGTCCGGCGAACCGATCCCGGCGACGCCGGACGACATGTCGCTGCGGATCCTGGTGCCGGCGTTCATGATCTCGGAATTGAAGCGCGCCTTCGAGATCGGCTTCCTGCTGTTCCTGCCGTTCCTGATCATCGACCTCGTCGTCGCCTCGGTGCTGATGGCGATGGGCATGATGATGCTGCCGCCGGCGGTGGTCTCGCTGCCGTTCAAGCTGATCTTCTTCGTGCTCGTGGACGGCTGGTCGCTGGTCGCCGGCAGCCTGGTGCAGAGTTACGGCGGATAG